A section of the Pimelobacter simplex genome encodes:
- a CDS encoding carbohydrate binding domain-containing protein, translated as MIGGLALVPSAMSSKSAGRFPAGTFESHQDGFAGVGASRVKLSGKGAGRHQSRALVVRTVHRGPAVARSSVRFGGAHAAGTKYVVRAWVRATSARPVALRVREVTKGNGVQMRATRVVAQPGTWTPVKVQITAKKRASALTLRFRAPSLPVGERILVDDLRVAPVVSANTTDANGTGGEGAAGQLSNGCGRTKRGIPTCSGSTYVGAAHGSNTDPATLEKQVGGRLGVRRTYYTSTGVDKAVKTAQADLAAGRLPWISFKLPYSWSDMVAGRGDAWAKDIARKLSALNGPVWVAFHHEPEGDGDIQLWRKMQERLAPIVRSNASNVAFTVVMTGWNEFFGETKYRLSEIWPRGVKIDVAGFDIYQQYGVVKNGKTTTKWTSFADYYNRISTWARSAGVAWGLAETGVTDTAAAARPSEISDAVNLMEQYGGIAYSYFDSALNSVAPWVLGTDAKRKAFARALADSPTLR; from the coding sequence GTGATCGGTGGACTGGCCCTGGTGCCGTCCGCCATGTCGAGCAAGTCGGCGGGACGGTTCCCCGCCGGGACCTTCGAGAGCCACCAGGACGGGTTCGCCGGTGTCGGCGCCAGTCGGGTGAAGCTCTCGGGCAAGGGTGCCGGACGGCACCAGTCGCGGGCCCTCGTGGTCCGCACCGTCCACCGGGGCCCCGCCGTGGCCCGCAGCAGCGTGCGCTTTGGGGGGGCGCACGCCGCCGGCACCAAGTACGTCGTCCGGGCCTGGGTGCGCGCCACGTCGGCTCGCCCCGTCGCGCTCCGGGTCCGTGAGGTGACCAAGGGCAACGGCGTGCAGATGCGCGCCACCCGCGTGGTCGCCCAGCCCGGCACCTGGACCCCGGTGAAGGTCCAGATCACCGCGAAGAAGCGGGCCTCGGCGCTGACGCTGCGCTTCCGCGCCCCGTCGCTGCCGGTCGGCGAGCGGATCCTGGTGGACGACCTCCGGGTCGCCCCGGTCGTGTCCGCCAACACCACCGACGCGAACGGCACCGGTGGCGAGGGTGCCGCCGGTCAGCTGTCCAACGGCTGCGGCCGCACCAAGCGGGGCATCCCGACGTGCAGCGGCAGCACGTACGTCGGCGCGGCGCACGGGTCCAACACGGACCCGGCCACGCTGGAGAAGCAGGTCGGCGGCCGCCTCGGCGTCCGGCGTACCTACTACACCTCGACCGGGGTCGACAAGGCCGTCAAGACCGCGCAGGCCGACCTCGCGGCCGGCCGGCTGCCGTGGATCAGCTTCAAGCTGCCCTACTCGTGGTCCGACATGGTCGCCGGTCGCGGTGACGCCTGGGCCAAGGACATCGCCCGCAAGCTGTCCGCGCTCAACGGCCCGGTCTGGGTCGCGTTCCACCACGAGCCCGAGGGCGATGGCGACATCCAGCTCTGGCGCAAGATGCAGGAGCGGCTCGCGCCGATCGTCCGCAGCAACGCCTCCAACGTGGCGTTCACCGTCGTGATGACCGGCTGGAACGAGTTCTTCGGCGAGACGAAGTACCGCCTCTCCGAGATCTGGCCGCGGGGCGTCAAGATCGATGTCGCCGGGTTCGACATCTACCAGCAGTACGGCGTGGTGAAGAACGGCAAGACCACCACCAAGTGGACGAGCTTCGCCGACTACTACAACCGGATCTCCACCTGGGCGCGCTCGGCCGGCGTCGCGTGGGGTCTGGCCGAGACCGGTGTCACCGACACCGCCGCGGCCGCTCGCCCGTCCGAGATCTCGGACGCGGTGAACCTGATGGAGCAGTACGGCGGCATCGCCTACAGCTACTTCGACAGCGCGCTCAACAGCGTCGCTCCGTGGGTGCTGGGGACCGATGCGAAGCGCAAGGCGTTCGCCCGGGCACTGGCGGACTCCCCGACGCTCCGCTGA
- a CDS encoding class I SAM-dependent methyltransferase, whose translation MTDLLSAPARHRLARITRWHPGLREVPLDRLLLGGQNGMTAAAFASALGDPLWPSRRVVDGPHTALLGLAAAGGPGAVPDAAILASSYGRMARVCVRRTGRFFGATDEAGVVAQARSFLARAAGEPVDLPTGALHSPPGQPVLAVPVADSDCLQVLDGHHRVALAAAAGLSSLPVRVRRGAITTPLQDLLRAMSWLDGGRELYQPVVAPELEARWPTVRCCVDRLEAMESFLRGRDQLAGSYLDVASCYGWFVRHLGDLGLDAEGIERDPLGATLGRIVYGLDPARIRTGDAVALLRGSHETWDVVSCFSLLHHFVLGRGSCDAVELVRLLDQATGRVLFLDTGQEHERWFRKSLRGWDPTYIREFLLEHTTFDEVLDLGPDQDAVPPYEDNYGRHLFACVRAA comes from the coding sequence ATGACCGACCTGCTCTCCGCGCCCGCCCGGCACCGGCTGGCCCGGATCACCCGGTGGCACCCGGGCTTGCGTGAGGTGCCGCTCGACCGGCTGCTGCTCGGCGGCCAGAACGGCATGACCGCCGCCGCCTTCGCCAGCGCCCTCGGCGACCCCCTCTGGCCCTCCCGGCGGGTGGTCGACGGCCCGCACACGGCGCTGCTCGGCCTCGCCGCCGCGGGAGGACCGGGCGCCGTGCCGGACGCGGCGATCCTCGCGTCGTCGTACGGGCGGATGGCGCGGGTGTGCGTACGCCGCACCGGCCGCTTCTTCGGCGCCACCGACGAGGCCGGCGTCGTCGCGCAGGCGCGGTCGTTCCTGGCCCGCGCGGCGGGCGAGCCGGTGGACCTGCCGACCGGCGCGCTGCACTCGCCGCCGGGACAGCCGGTGCTCGCCGTACCGGTGGCGGACTCGGACTGCCTCCAGGTCCTCGACGGTCACCACCGGGTCGCGCTCGCCGCGGCCGCGGGCCTGTCCTCGCTCCCCGTGCGGGTACGGCGCGGTGCGATCACCACGCCGCTGCAGGACCTGCTCCGGGCGATGTCGTGGCTCGACGGCGGCCGTGAGCTCTACCAGCCGGTCGTCGCGCCCGAGCTGGAGGCGCGCTGGCCCACCGTGCGCTGCTGCGTCGACCGGCTCGAGGCGATGGAGTCGTTCCTGCGCGGGCGCGACCAGCTCGCCGGGAGCTATCTCGACGTGGCCAGCTGCTACGGCTGGTTCGTCCGGCACCTCGGCGACCTCGGCCTCGACGCCGAGGGGATCGAGCGCGACCCGCTCGGCGCCACGCTCGGCCGGATCGTCTACGGCCTGGACCCCGCGCGGATCCGGACCGGCGACGCCGTCGCGCTGCTCCGCGGCTCCCACGAGACCTGGGATGTCGTGTCGTGCTTCAGCCTGCTCCACCACTTCGTGCTGGGCCGCGGGAGCTGCGACGCCGTCGAGCTGGTCCGGCTGCTCGACCAGGCGACCGGCCGGGTGCTCTTCCTCGACACCGGCCAGGAGCACGAACGCTGGTTCCGCAAGTCGCTGCGCGGCTGGGATCCCACGTACATCCGGGAGTTCCTGCTCGAGCACACCACCTTCGACGAGGTGCTCGACCTCGGCCCGGACCAGGACGCGGTGCCGCCGTACGAGGACAACTACGGCCGCCACCTCTTCGCCTGCGTGCGGGCGGCGTGA
- a CDS encoding sulfotransferase family protein: MIRQAAGRLRRRLPPPLRRTARAGLLAWGLVTADLRQEPGLLVVGAQRAGTTTLFRLLSEHPALCRPTVDKGTGYFDDGYGNGRRWYRAHFPLRRTARGRIAFECSGYYLFHPLAAERIARDLPECQVVVMVRDPVTRAYSAHRHESARGFDTLSFADAVAREAERTAGQTELLAADPGATSFAHRHHAYLQRGDYAAQIDRYVAALGRSRVHVVDADALFADPVEVYVDLQRRLGLPVHRPAEVGRWNERPGTPLPPDLAATLRHHFEAPDAALAAYLGRVPHWREESLR; the protein is encoded by the coding sequence ATGATCCGCCAGGCCGCGGGCCGCCTGCGCCGCCGGCTGCCCCCGCCCCTGCGCCGTACGGCGCGCGCGGGGCTGCTCGCCTGGGGCCTGGTGACCGCGGACCTGCGCCAGGAGCCGGGCCTCCTGGTCGTCGGCGCCCAGCGCGCCGGCACCACCACGCTCTTCCGGCTGCTCAGCGAGCACCCGGCGCTGTGCAGGCCCACCGTCGACAAGGGGACGGGCTACTTCGACGACGGCTACGGGAACGGCCGGCGCTGGTACCGCGCGCACTTCCCGCTGCGCCGCACCGCCCGCGGCCGGATCGCCTTCGAGTGCAGCGGCTACTACCTCTTCCACCCGCTCGCCGCCGAGCGGATCGCGCGCGACCTGCCGGAGTGCCAGGTGGTCGTGATGGTGCGCGACCCGGTGACCCGCGCGTACTCCGCGCACCGGCACGAGAGCGCCCGGGGCTTCGACACGCTGTCGTTCGCGGACGCGGTGGCGCGGGAGGCCGAGCGGACCGCCGGCCAGACCGAGCTGCTCGCCGCCGACCCGGGGGCGACGAGCTTCGCGCACCGGCACCACGCCTACCTGCAGCGCGGCGACTACGCCGCCCAGATCGACCGGTACGTCGCCGCGCTCGGGCGCTCGCGCGTGCACGTGGTCGACGCCGACGCGCTGTTCGCCGATCCGGTCGAGGTCTACGTCGACCTCCAGCGCCGGCTCGGGCTCCCCGTGCACCGCCCGGCCGAGGTCGGCCGCTGGAACGAGCGGCCCGGCACGCCGCTGCCCCCGGACCTGGCGGCCACGCTCCGCCACCACTTCGAAGCACCCGATGCGGCACTGGCCGCCTACCTGGGCCGGGTGCCCCACTGGCGAGAGGAATCTCTGCGATGA
- a CDS encoding polysaccharide biosynthesis C-terminal domain-containing protein, with protein MKEVAGERRHLRAVARGSAATLAGAVLSTLAGFGLVLVVTRSVTPDTAGRFFAVTAVFLVALAAAGLGTDTGLARFVLRDDRPEAVRALVRTAAVPVLATAVLLALALGLWWPDARALMWALPLAAATDLCLAAVRAHALFRATVLIDRIVRPAVQIAFVAVAILLHLPGAGLAAAWGAAYAVSAVLALGSLRHVVGRGRRGAGAGAARDDAVVGRRDYWRFTAPRAIARIAQVGVQRLDIVLVAWLLSPTDAAVYTVATRFVVFGQLANQAVSSVVQPRFTMILATEADDAPALVSRVFGVSTCWSVLLAWPVYLAVAAAPAAYLGWFGASYTKGEAVVVAVVMAAGMLLAVASGPVDTLLLMTGRSGLSLANTLVALALDVGLCLLLVPRIGIAGAAVAWVIAVVVRCVLAVLQLRADIGLRLPVADLVLAAALPIGCVGVPVALLALVAGLSPIGWLVATAVAGLGYAAVVWRLRTRLAVDVFVTGFRSRRRLAVAA; from the coding sequence GTGAAGGAGGTCGCTGGGGAACGCCGGCACCTGCGGGCGGTCGCGCGCGGGAGCGCGGCCACCCTGGCCGGTGCGGTCCTCAGCACCCTCGCCGGGTTCGGCCTCGTCCTCGTCGTGACCCGCAGCGTCACGCCGGACACGGCCGGCCGGTTCTTCGCGGTCACTGCGGTCTTCCTCGTCGCGCTCGCGGCGGCCGGCCTCGGGACCGACACGGGACTCGCGCGCTTCGTGCTGCGCGACGACCGGCCGGAGGCCGTCCGGGCCCTTGTGCGCACGGCCGCGGTCCCGGTCCTGGCGACGGCGGTGCTGCTGGCGCTCGCCCTCGGGCTGTGGTGGCCGGACGCCCGGGCGCTGATGTGGGCGCTCCCGCTCGCCGCCGCCACCGACCTTTGCCTGGCGGCCGTCCGGGCCCACGCACTCTTCCGCGCGACCGTGCTCATCGACCGGATCGTGCGCCCCGCCGTGCAGATCGCGTTCGTCGCGGTGGCGATCCTGCTGCACCTGCCCGGTGCGGGTCTCGCCGCCGCCTGGGGCGCGGCGTACGCCGTCAGCGCGGTGCTCGCGCTCGGCTCGCTGCGCCACGTGGTCGGCCGTGGCCGGCGCGGCGCCGGTGCCGGTGCCGCGCGCGACGACGCCGTGGTCGGCCGCCGGGACTACTGGCGCTTCACCGCCCCGCGGGCGATCGCCCGGATCGCGCAGGTCGGCGTGCAGCGGCTCGACATCGTGCTCGTCGCGTGGCTGCTCTCGCCCACGGATGCGGCGGTCTACACCGTGGCGACCCGGTTCGTGGTCTTCGGCCAGCTCGCCAACCAGGCCGTCTCGTCCGTCGTGCAGCCGCGCTTCACGATGATCCTCGCGACCGAGGCGGACGACGCCCCGGCACTGGTCTCCCGGGTGTTCGGGGTGAGCACCTGCTGGAGCGTGCTGCTCGCCTGGCCCGTCTACCTCGCCGTCGCGGCCGCTCCGGCCGCCTACCTGGGGTGGTTCGGTGCGTCTTACACGAAGGGGGAGGCGGTCGTCGTCGCCGTGGTGATGGCGGCCGGCATGCTCCTCGCCGTCGCGTCGGGCCCGGTGGACACCCTCCTGCTGATGACCGGGCGCAGCGGCCTGAGCCTGGCCAACACGTTGGTCGCGCTCGCCCTCGACGTCGGCCTGTGCCTGCTGCTCGTGCCGCGGATCGGCATCGCCGGGGCGGCCGTGGCCTGGGTGATCGCGGTCGTGGTGCGCTGCGTGCTCGCGGTGCTCCAGCTCCGCGCCGACATCGGGCTGCGGCTGCCGGTCGCCGACCTGGTCCTCGCCGCCGCGCTCCCCATCGGGTGCGTCGGGGTGCCGGTCGCGCTGCTGGCCCTCGTGGCCGGTCTCTCGCCGATCGGCTGGCTGGTGGCCACCGCCGTCGCCGGCCTCGGGTACGCCGCCGTGGTGTGGCGGCTGCGGACCCGGCTCGCCGTCGACGTCTTCGTCACCGGCTTCCGGTCCCGGCGCCGGCTGGCGGTGGCGGCATGA
- a CDS encoding PKD domain-containing protein has translation MLVSALAPLPFLTPAAQAAPGAVDFVASTSTDGNRTAHTVRVPAAAQTGDVLVLALTTNSSTSTIADLSGWQLLASRDGNGVRSRLWSRIATAGDPNANVTVTTSAAAKSVIAVSVYRSTGASPSVTAVAGGTDASGTTHVAPAIPVAAAGSWVLGYWSEKSSTDTTWTLPAGTTSRGTDATTGSGKVSAAWGDSGAAVATGTAAARTATTSTTASRSATFSVVISPGDLTDNAPTAAFTASCNALVCAFDASGSDDPDGDTLTYAWTFGDGGTGTGRTPSHTYASAGQRTVTLTVSDGSHQDSTTRQVNPDTAVTSGQITYVGSASTAGNRPGHSVTIPASVEPGDRLLLFLTTNSTATAIDNLDGWTQLQTRDGNGIRGRAWTRSATAADAGRTVTVTTGSTYVKSVLTVAAYRSTGTAVVGASALGGADASATSHTTPAVTAAHANSWLVSLWSEKSSTDTTWSLPAGTPTRTQAAATGTGKVSGILGDSAGAVPVGPLAGRTATTSTSVSRSMLFSIVLDPGTDATGTNEPPVAEFSTGCAGLTCEMDAAHSFDPDKDALTYSWTFGDGQTGTGVNPSHTYATPGTRTVTLTVNDGNGHTDQATSSATAVPADPPPGHTALVPDTPRTNQPTITDGEIWDIEVVGNRVYIAGTFTSIRQPNNGAVINQAGLAAYNWSTGQVDTAFRPTFTNGGVDAVEASPDGTKLYISGNFGTVNGQAKKAIARIDPATGAPIAGFTANANGKVNELAVTNSTVYAGGRFTTINNVPRSALAAVDGVTGAVRTDFVLNITGGIGTNGELAVQRLKLSHDEGRLLVVHTGRQVNGQNRYGVAIINTRTNKLTPWKSTLWEDNLQFVGGIQRAYGGDIGPDDSYFVVTSGSGGDRPPINDTVIAFKLDNDSNAQPMWISRHFDSVYSVAATEAGIYIGGHFQWAESATAPKPWPGLDDVGYGTGQGLSAYALGDTVVKRFHLAALDPTDGHGLEWFAPSNSYEGDKHIEATSRGLFVGGDGNTKGGYNVGRIAFFDFANVPAQNGTQTVISTPIEGRIEPVDEPYEITGTATAASGINRVEIEVMDRNTNRYLNDDLTTWGSTTSNTINATLDPGTGTSRTWRLPLTMTANRELLVRARAVATNGTADNTKATKKYETFGTSDRTPTTSITGPPSPLSQLTFTITGSAADDIGVNGVSFTLRDSQNRYLQDDGTVSGTYHTFQVTPDVVGATSTTWSYEVTVPYEDEWWAQARSSDTAGQSSLDTADRRWIVTENGQPPSVSIAQPATMVPPTTAQPVTVTPGQPLTFSGSANDDQALNKVSITLRNNSTGERLAADGSWGTNVIAGSYRVSPVNLNQASYNWSYTTPFNLSPGSYSFTVSAEDQIGLTTSSSNQGRLTLNATIPGDNPPNATITPTGTITGQQVLLLNLAGNATDDKGVARVGVAVRDADTSRYLQPNGTMSASFATLDATLANPGATSTGWTLNVALPTQGDWNVAAYAWDNAGQQDPSTNGATARYPIYPGDQPPVMNEALLSPTEGTEFPDGKIFVSGRAEDDQAMQEVDVAIVNAAGQYMSSSGTFISTSASWRTAFLNSPGTPGSNFSYTTPVIPAGAYTVRVRAIDQHNFVSVIYERHATVTHPPNNPPVASFTVSCTNNVCAFDARGSTDENAATLTYSWAFGNGSGSGPVPTRTYTAPGTFTVVLTARDEWGDVGTATQTVTITTPPGNRAPVAVLNPPACSNLSCNFSAVGSADPDTGDTISYRWQWGDGTADSTSTSPAHTFPAAGTYPVRLIVTDGWGAATTTTRSVTVP, from the coding sequence ATGCTCGTCTCCGCACTCGCGCCACTACCGTTCCTCACGCCCGCCGCGCAGGCCGCGCCGGGCGCGGTCGACTTCGTCGCCTCGACGAGCACCGACGGCAACCGCACCGCACACACCGTGCGGGTCCCGGCCGCCGCCCAGACCGGTGACGTGCTCGTCCTGGCCCTCACCACCAACTCGTCGACCAGCACGATCGCCGACCTGTCCGGGTGGCAGCTCCTCGCCAGCCGCGACGGCAACGGCGTGCGCAGCCGGCTCTGGAGCCGGATCGCCACGGCCGGCGACCCGAACGCCAACGTCACCGTCACGACGAGCGCCGCGGCCAAGTCGGTGATCGCGGTGAGCGTCTACCGCAGCACCGGCGCCTCTCCGTCGGTGACCGCGGTCGCCGGTGGCACGGACGCGTCCGGCACCACCCACGTCGCGCCGGCGATCCCGGTCGCCGCGGCGGGCTCCTGGGTGCTGGGCTACTGGTCGGAGAAGTCCTCGACCGACACCACCTGGACCCTGCCCGCCGGGACGACGTCCCGCGGCACCGACGCGACCACCGGCAGCGGCAAGGTCAGCGCCGCGTGGGGAGACTCCGGCGCAGCCGTCGCCACCGGCACGGCCGCCGCCCGCACCGCCACCACCAGCACGACGGCGTCCCGCTCGGCGACGTTCTCCGTCGTCATCAGTCCCGGCGACCTCACCGACAACGCGCCGACCGCCGCGTTCACCGCGAGCTGCAACGCGCTCGTCTGCGCGTTCGACGCGTCCGGCTCCGACGACCCGGACGGCGACACCCTGACCTACGCCTGGACCTTCGGCGACGGCGGCACCGGGACCGGGCGCACGCCCAGCCACACCTACGCCTCGGCCGGGCAGCGCACGGTCACCCTGACCGTCAGCGACGGCAGCCACCAGGACTCGACGACCCGCCAGGTCAACCCCGACACCGCCGTCACCTCCGGTCAGATCACCTATGTCGGCTCGGCGAGCACCGCCGGCAACCGGCCCGGTCACTCGGTGACGATCCCCGCCTCCGTCGAACCCGGCGACCGGCTCCTCCTCTTCCTCACCACCAACTCCACCGCGACCGCGATCGACAACCTCGACGGCTGGACGCAGCTCCAAACCCGCGACGGCAACGGCATCCGCGGGCGCGCGTGGACGCGCAGCGCGACGGCGGCCGACGCCGGCCGGACCGTGACCGTCACGACCGGCAGCACCTACGTGAAGTCCGTGCTGACGGTGGCCGCCTACCGCAGCACCGGCACGGCCGTGGTCGGGGCGTCCGCCCTGGGGGGTGCGGACGCCTCGGCCACCAGCCACACCACGCCGGCCGTCACCGCGGCCCACGCGAACTCGTGGCTGGTCAGCCTGTGGAGCGAGAAGTCCTCCACCGACACCACGTGGAGCCTGCCGGCCGGTACGCCGACGCGCACCCAGGCCGCCGCCACCGGCACCGGCAAGGTCAGCGGCATCCTCGGCGACTCCGCGGGCGCCGTGCCCGTCGGCCCGCTCGCCGGCAGGACCGCGACGACGAGCACCTCGGTCTCGCGCTCGATGCTCTTCTCGATCGTGCTCGACCCGGGCACCGACGCGACCGGCACCAACGAGCCGCCCGTCGCGGAGTTCTCGACGGGGTGCGCGGGCCTGACCTGCGAGATGGACGCCGCCCACTCGTTCGACCCGGACAAGGACGCGCTCACCTACAGCTGGACCTTCGGCGACGGCCAGACCGGGACCGGCGTCAACCCGTCCCACACCTACGCCACCCCCGGCACCCGGACCGTGACCCTGACCGTCAACGACGGCAACGGCCACACCGACCAGGCGACGAGCAGCGCGACCGCGGTGCCCGCGGACCCGCCTCCGGGCCACACCGCGCTGGTTCCCGACACCCCGCGCACCAACCAGCCCACCATCACCGACGGTGAGATCTGGGACATCGAGGTCGTCGGCAACCGGGTCTACATCGCGGGCACCTTCACCTCGATCCGCCAGCCCAACAACGGCGCGGTGATCAACCAGGCCGGGCTGGCGGCGTACAACTGGAGCACGGGGCAGGTCGACACCGCCTTCCGGCCGACGTTCACCAACGGCGGCGTGGACGCGGTCGAGGCCTCGCCCGACGGCACCAAGCTCTACATCTCCGGCAACTTCGGCACGGTCAACGGCCAGGCCAAGAAGGCCATCGCCCGGATCGATCCCGCCACCGGTGCGCCGATCGCGGGCTTCACCGCCAACGCCAACGGCAAGGTCAACGAGCTCGCGGTCACCAACTCCACCGTGTACGCCGGCGGCCGGTTCACCACCATCAACAACGTGCCGCGCAGTGCCCTCGCCGCCGTCGACGGCGTCACCGGAGCGGTCCGCACGGACTTCGTCCTCAACATCACCGGCGGCATCGGCACCAACGGCGAGCTCGCGGTGCAGCGGCTCAAGCTGAGCCACGACGAGGGCCGGCTGCTGGTCGTGCACACCGGCCGCCAGGTCAACGGCCAGAACCGCTACGGCGTCGCGATCATCAACACGCGCACCAACAAGCTGACGCCGTGGAAGAGCACGCTGTGGGAGGACAACCTCCAGTTCGTCGGCGGCATCCAGCGCGCCTACGGCGGCGACATCGGACCGGACGACTCCTACTTCGTCGTCACCAGCGGCTCCGGCGGCGACCGCCCGCCGATCAACGACACCGTCATCGCGTTCAAGCTCGACAACGACAGCAACGCCCAGCCGATGTGGATCTCGCGGCACTTCGACTCCGTGTACTCCGTCGCGGCGACCGAGGCCGGCATCTACATCGGCGGCCACTTCCAGTGGGCCGAGTCGGCGACGGCGCCGAAGCCGTGGCCGGGCCTGGACGACGTCGGCTACGGCACCGGGCAGGGGCTGTCGGCGTACGCGTTGGGCGACACGGTGGTCAAGCGCTTCCACCTCGCCGCGCTCGACCCCACGGACGGCCACGGGCTCGAGTGGTTCGCGCCGTCGAACTCCTACGAGGGCGACAAGCACATCGAGGCGACCTCGCGCGGTCTGTTCGTCGGGGGTGACGGCAACACCAAGGGCGGCTACAACGTCGGCCGCATCGCGTTCTTCGACTTCGCCAACGTGCCCGCGCAGAACGGCACCCAGACGGTGATCAGCACCCCGATCGAGGGCCGGATCGAGCCCGTCGACGAGCCCTACGAGATCACCGGCACGGCCACCGCGGCGTCCGGGATCAACCGGGTCGAGATCGAGGTCATGGACCGCAACACCAACCGCTACCTCAACGACGACCTGACCACCTGGGGCAGCACGACGAGCAACACGATCAACGCCACCCTCGACCCCGGCACCGGTACGTCGCGCACCTGGCGGCTCCCGCTCACGATGACCGCCAACCGCGAGCTCCTGGTGCGCGCCCGCGCGGTCGCGACCAACGGCACCGCGGACAACACCAAGGCCACGAAGAAGTACGAGACCTTCGGCACGAGCGACCGGACGCCGACGACCAGCATCACCGGACCGCCGAGCCCGCTGAGCCAGCTGACGTTCACGATCACCGGATCCGCCGCCGACGACATCGGCGTCAACGGGGTCAGCTTCACGCTGCGCGACAGCCAGAACCGCTACCTCCAGGACGACGGCACGGTGTCGGGCACCTACCACACCTTCCAGGTGACCCCGGACGTCGTCGGCGCGACCAGCACGACCTGGTCCTACGAGGTCACGGTCCCCTACGAGGACGAGTGGTGGGCGCAGGCCCGGTCCAGCGACACCGCGGGCCAGTCCTCGCTCGACACCGCCGACCGGCGCTGGATCGTGACCGAGAACGGCCAGCCGCCGTCGGTCTCGATCGCCCAGCCGGCCACCATGGTGCCGCCGACCACCGCCCAGCCGGTGACGGTGACCCCCGGCCAGCCGCTGACCTTCTCGGGATCGGCGAACGACGACCAGGCGCTCAACAAGGTCTCGATCACGCTGCGCAACAACTCGACCGGCGAGCGCCTCGCGGCCGACGGATCGTGGGGCACCAACGTGATCGCCGGGTCCTACCGGGTCTCGCCGGTCAACCTCAACCAGGCGAGCTACAACTGGAGCTACACGACGCCGTTCAACCTGAGCCCCGGGTCCTACTCGTTCACGGTCAGCGCCGAGGACCAGATCGGCCTCACCACGTCGTCGAGCAACCAGGGCCGGCTCACGCTCAACGCCACCATCCCCGGTGACAACCCGCCGAACGCCACCATCACGCCGACCGGGACGATCACCGGCCAGCAGGTGCTGCTGCTGAACCTGGCCGGCAACGCCACCGACGACAAGGGCGTGGCGCGGGTCGGCGTGGCCGTGCGCGACGCGGACACCAGCCGCTACCTCCAGCCCAACGGCACGATGTCGGCGTCCTTCGCCACGCTCGACGCCACCCTGGCCAACCCGGGGGCGACGAGCACCGGCTGGACGCTCAACGTCGCGCTGCCGACACAGGGCGACTGGAACGTCGCGGCGTACGCCTGGGACAACGCCGGGCAGCAGGACCCGTCGACGAACGGCGCCACCGCGCGCTACCCGATCTACCCGGGCGACCAGCCGCCGGTGATGAACGAGGCGCTGCTCAGCCCGACCGAGGGGACCGAGTTCCCCGACGGCAAGATCTTCGTCAGCGGCCGCGCCGAGGACGACCAGGCGATGCAGGAGGTCGACGTCGCGATCGTCAACGCGGCCGGCCAGTACATGAGCTCGTCGGGCACGTTCATCAGCACCAGCGCCAGCTGGCGCACGGCGTTCCTCAACAGCCCCGGCACACCCGGCTCGAACTTCTCCTACACGACGCCGGTGATCCCGGCCGGGGCCTACACCGTCCGGGTGCGGGCGATCGACCAGCACAACTTCGTCAGCGTGATCTACGAGCGCCACGCGACCGTCACGCACCCGCCCAACAACCCGCCGGTGGCCAGCTTCACGGTCAGCTGCACCAACAACGTCTGCGCCTTCGACGCCCGCGGCTCGACCGACGAGAACGCCGCCACGCTGACCTACTCGTGGGCCTTCGGCAACGGCAGCGGCAGCGGACCGGTCCCGACCCGGACCTACACCGCCCCCGGCACCTTCACGGTGGTCCTCACCGCCCGCGACGAGTGGGGAGACGTCGGCACCGCGACGCAGACCGTCACGATCACCACGCCGCCCGGCAACCGGGCCCCGGTCGCGGTGCTCAACCCGCCCGCCTGCTCGAACCTGTCGTGCAACTTCTCCGCGGTCGGCTCGGCCGACCCGGACACCGGCGACACGATCTCCTACCGCTGGCAGTGGGGCGACGGGACGGCCGACTCGACGTCGACCTCGCCGGCGCACACCTTCCCGGCCGCCGGCACCTACCCGGTCCGGCTGATCGTCACCGACGGCTGGGGCGCCGCGACGACCACGACCCGGTCGGTCACCGTTCCGTAA